Proteins co-encoded in one Uloborus diversus isolate 005 chromosome 9, Udiv.v.3.1, whole genome shotgun sequence genomic window:
- the LOC129229561 gene encoding alpha-(1,3)-fucosyltransferase C-like: protein MKIFKTQLRSWRKSLLLCVVISTVSFLLIHFLFQILTLLKEESWFDPKKVATIDPWVKKHWKHVKIVTKPNRVQTSKTILLWTKFFGISDYVPKLSTLGCPKPKCFITSDRRFLNKSDALVFHLRDINLKDLPAYRNKNQVWILVHHESPHHTPDVLKYLNGLFNWTATYRSDSDIGLTPVAKRLKHADSKAVNYARGKKRMVAWLVSNCKTPSKRELFVKELQKSILVDIYGKCGKLSCFPVQSEECYEKLGKMYRFYLSFENSICKDYVTEKFFNILHTNMIPVVMGGANYSAIAPPSSYIDALSFKSPKELAQFLLNVAKDEKKFNSYFAWKNTHYVTIDAYACQICKKLHEPLVESHYYKNISYWWFGDANCKSWNIFP from the coding sequence ATGAAGATCTTCAAAACACAACTGAGGTCATGGAGAAAGAGTTTATTACTTTGTGTTGTAATTTCTACAGTAAGTTTCCTCTTAATTCATTTCCTTTTTCAGATACTTACATTGCTAAAAGAGGAAAGCTGGTTTGATCCTAAAAAAGTTGCTACAATTGATCCTTGGGTTAAGAAACATTGGAAACATGTGAAAATTGTAACAAAGCCAAATCGTGTGCAAACCTCTAAGACAATCTTATTATGGACTAAATTTTTTGGAATCTCTGATTATGTGCCAAAATTATCAACACTCGGTTGTCCTAAGCCAAAATGCTTTATTACTTCTGATCGaagatttttaaacaaaagtgaTGCCTTAGTTTTCCACTTACGAGACATAAACCTGAAGGATCTACCAGCCTACAGAAATAAAAACCAAGTTTGGATTCTTGTGCACCATGAGTCTCCCCATCATACTCCTGATGTATTAAAGTACCTAAATGGTCTTTTTAATTGGACAGCTACATATAGATCTGATTCAGATATTGGTCTTACGCCAGTTGCGAAACGGTTGAAACATGCTGATTCAAAGGCTGTAAACTATGCCAGAGGAAAGAAAAGAATGGTTGCTTGGCTTGTTAGTAATTGTAAAACACCAAGCAAGCGTGAACTATTTGTCAAGGAgcttcaaaaaagtattttagtagatATTTATGGAAAGTGTGGTAAACTTTCATGTTTTCCGGTGCAATCTGAAGAGTGCtatgaaaaattaggaaaaatgtaTAGGTTTTATTTATCTTTCGAAAATTCAATATGTAAAGATTATGTTACTGAAAAGTTCTTTAATATACTTCACACTAATATGATACCTGTTGTAATGGGAGGAGCTAATTACTCAGCTATAGCTCCTCCTTCTTCTTATATTGATGCATTGTCTTTCAAATCTCCCAAAGAACTTGCCCAGTTTTTGCTAAATGTTGCCAAAGATGAGAAAAAGTTTAACAGTTATTTTGCTTGGAAAAATACGCACTATGTAACTATTGATGCTTATGCAtgtcaaatatgtaaaaaattacaTGAACCTCTTGTTGAATCTCATTATTATAAGAATATTAGTTATTGGTGGTTTGGTGATGCCAATTGTAAATCTTGGAATATTTTTCCTTAA